In one window of Ovis aries strain OAR_USU_Benz2616 breed Rambouillet chromosome 3, ARS-UI_Ramb_v3.0, whole genome shotgun sequence DNA:
- the LOC101106159 gene encoding olfactory receptor 2AP1-like: MANQTLVIEFFLQGLTDTKELQVAVFLILLLAYLVTVSGNLAIISLTLLDTRLQTPMYFFLRNLSCLEIWFQTVIVPKMLLNIAMGTKTISFAGCIAQDFFHIFLGATEFFLLTAMAYDRYIAICRPLRYPVLMSSRVCTRLILTCWLAGFSLIIIPLVFTSQLPFCDTHINHFFCDYTPLMEVVCSGPEVLEMVDFTLALVALLSTLVLISMSYVQIIWTIIQIPSVQERKKAFSTCSSHIIVVTMCYGTCFFMYVKPSPGKGVDLNKGVSLINTVIAPLLNPFIYTLRNQQVKQVVKDLVRKMTGLQNK; the protein is encoded by the coding sequence ATGGCCAATCAGACCTTGGTGATTGAGTTCTTCCTCCAAGGCCTGACAGACACCAAAGAGCTTCAGGTGGCAGTTTTCCTGATCCTGCTGCTTGCCTACCTTGTGACCGTCTCTGGAAACCTGGCCATCATCAGCCTGACCTTGCTGGACACCCGCCTGCAGACCCCTATGTACTTCTTCCTCCGGAATCTGTCCTGCTTGGAAATTTGGTTCCAGACTGTCATCGTGCCCAAGATGCTGCTCAACATTGCCATGGGAACAAAGACCATTAGCTTTGCTGGCTGCATCGCCCAGGACTTTTTCCACATCTTCCTGGGGGCCACGGAGTTCTTCCTCCTCACAGCCATGGCCTATGACCGGTACATCGCCATCTGCCGGCCGCTCCGCTACCCCGTCCTCATGAGCAGCAGAGTCTGCACACGGCTCATCCTCACCTGCTGGCTGGCAGGATTCTCCCTCATCATCATTCCTCTCGTCTTCACCAGTCAGCTTCCATTCTGTGACACCCACATCAACCACTTCTTCTGTGACTATACACCTCTAATGGAGGTGGTCTGCAGTGGGCCAGAGGTGCTGGAGATGGTGGATTTTACCCTGGCCTTGGTGGCACTGCTCAGCACACTGGTGCTGATCTCCATGTCCTATGTCCAGATTATCTGGACAATTATCCAGATCCCCTCTGTCCAGGAGAGGAAAAAGGCTTTCTCCACCTGTTCCTCCCACATCATTGTGGTCACCATGTGCTACGGCACCTGCTTCTTCATGTACGTAAAGCCTTCTCCAGGCAAAGGGGTTGATCTCAACAAAGGAGTATCTCTGATCAATACAGTTATTGCCCCTCTCCTGAACCCCTTCATCTATACTCTCAGGAACCAGCAAGTGAAGCAAGTGGTAAAAGACTTGGTCAGAAAAATGACTGGGCTCCAGAATAAGTAG